Proteins encoded within one genomic window of uncultured Desulfobacter sp.:
- a CDS encoding DUF4405 domain-containing protein, which yields MKLRKITSLTMLLSFLLLIVTSIVLYVVPEGRVAYWSDWRFMGLTKTLWGDIHINLGVLFLVSGLLHLYYNWKPIVTYMKNKAKELKIFTANFNVALILTLFFTFGTLFHIPPMSTILDFSASFKDAGAQKYGEPPYGHAELSSLKMFAKRTGLDLDVMKQQLQKSGMTFDDESWTLLDIARANHCTPKDVYVAMLPPEDTAQANVFPDQPFPGIGRMRLKDLCTQYNLDTEKIISGLGARQIEAEPDQTIKEIAQAKGMEPQTLFEVIHEVVTSL from the coding sequence ATGAAACTGCGCAAAATTACTTCGTTAACCATGTTGTTATCTTTTCTGCTGCTGATTGTCACCAGCATTGTCCTCTATGTTGTCCCCGAAGGACGGGTGGCCTACTGGTCTGACTGGCGCTTCATGGGATTAACCAAAACCCTTTGGGGGGATATTCATATCAACCTTGGTGTCTTGTTTCTTGTCTCAGGCCTTTTGCACCTGTACTATAACTGGAAACCCATAGTCACCTATATGAAAAACAAGGCCAAAGAGCTTAAAATTTTTACCGCGAATTTTAATGTGGCCCTTATCCTCACGCTGTTTTTCACTTTTGGAACCCTTTTTCATATCCCGCCAATGAGCACAATTCTTGACTTCAGTGCTTCTTTCAAGGACGCCGGGGCCCAAAAATACGGAGAACCGCCTTATGGACATGCGGAGCTTTCCTCTCTGAAAATGTTTGCCAAACGCACCGGTCTTGACCTTGACGTGATGAAACAACAGCTTCAAAAATCAGGTATGACATTTGATGACGAATCCTGGACTCTGCTTGACATTGCCCGGGCAAACCACTGCACCCCCAAAGATGTATATGTGGCCATGCTGCCGCCTGAAGATACAGCCCAGGCCAACGTTTTTCCAGACCAACCTTTTCCCGGCATCGGAAGAATGCGTTTAAAGGACCTATGCACCCAGTACAACTTGGATACAGAAAAAATTATCAGCGGCCTTGGGGCGAGACAGATTGAGGCGGAGCCGGATCAAACCATCAAGGAAATTGCCCAGGCCAAAGGAATGGAACCCCAGACACTGTTTGAAGTCATTCACGAGGTGGTTACCTCCCTGTAA